A genomic region of Phragmites australis chromosome 2, lpPhrAust1.1, whole genome shotgun sequence contains the following coding sequences:
- the LOC133909664 gene encoding PH, RCC1 and FYVE domains-containing protein 1-like isoform X2 produces MHTKGASSDAIRVSTSSAPSTSSHGSAQDDYDSSGYVYVWGEVICDNSVRSGSDTVIRSTGKTDFLLPKPLESKLVLDVYHVDCGVKHAALVTKHGEVFTWGEESGGRLGHGSREDSIHPRLVELLAICNVDIVACGEFHTCAVTTAGELYTWGDGTHNIGLLGNGTDVSHWIPKRISGALEGLQVAYVSCGTWHTALITSRGQLFTFGDGTFGVLGHGNRESISCPREVESLSGLKTVAVACGVWHTAAVVEVIVTQSSSSISSGKLFTWGDGDKHRLGHGDKEPRLKPTCVASLIDYDFYRIACGHSLTVGLTTSGQVLSMGNTVYGQLGNPRSDGKLPCLVEDIMGEHVVQVACGSYHAAVLTNKSEVFTWGKGANGRLGHGDIEDRKLPTLVEALRDRAVRHIACGSNFTAAICQHKWVSGAEQSQCASCRQPFGFTRKRHNCHNCGLVHCNACTSHKVLRAALAPNPAKPYRVCDSCFMKLNSAAYSSTINKRKETVPRHSGESNPDAKLAKAIVPSNFDMIRSLDSKAAKQGKKTDALSFLRTPQMSSLLQLRDLALSGGIDLNRSVPRAVRTSAVRSLNTSRAVSPFSRKPSPPRSTTPVPTTHGLSIAKSAADSLSKTNEMLNQEVERLRAQVDNLRHCCELQELELQKSAKKVQEAMALVAEESAKSKAAKEVIKSLTAQLKDMAERLPPDQGAYNGSEAKPSHIPNGIEMHASIYTSMNGIHQPRNESISALSTPILNTGRLLHPNGVSSQHKSPGNISENSEVTAHSHRVSDPHDAENSNRRAHISSDERLSASSRADDSSIMDARSLLNGEDGYKSRSTISLSSNQVQAEWIEQYEPGVYITLTTLCDGTRDLKRVRFSRRRFGEHQAESWWNENRDKVYEKYNILQTDGFFGLYAGYTATLLRNLPAGVLSYSSFEYLKAFTLNKRNKESLTPGDSVLCGALAGAISAALTTPLDVVKTRLMTRVGTEGSRTVLGTMREVVAEEGLMGLSRGIGPRVLHSACFAALGYCAFETARLAILKWHLEGCERKAAGEMKTGAIAAAS; encoded by the exons ATGCACACCAAAGGGGCTTCTTCAGATGCCATCAGAGTTAGCACTTCTAGTGCCCCTAGTACATCAAGTCATGGTTCTGCACAAGATGACTATGACTCTTCAGGCTACGTGTATGTGTGGGGTGAAGTTATTTGTGACAACTCTGTTAGATCTGGTTCCGATACAGTAATCAGGTCAACTGGGAAGACTGATTTTCTACTGCCTAAGCCCTTGGAGTCCAAGTTAGTTCTTGATGTGTATCATGTGGATTGTGGGGTCAAGCACGCTGCTTTGGTCACAAAACATGGGGAAGTCTTTACGTGGGGTGAAGAATCTGGAGGGCGTCTTGGCCATGGATCAAGGGAAGACTCTATTCACCCTCGTTTAGTCGAGTTATTAGCAATTTGCAATGTGGATATTGTTGCTTGTGGGGAGTTCCATACCTGTGCCGTGACAACAGCTGGAGAACTGTATACCTGGGGGGATGGGACACATAATATTGGACTTCTAGGCAATGGTACCGATGTAAGTCACTGGATTCCTAAAAGGATTTCAGGAGCACTGGAAGGTCTTCAAGTTGCTTATGTTTCTTGTGGGACCTGGCATACAGCCTTGATTACATCGAGAGGTCAGCTATTTACCTTTGGTGATGGTACATTTGGAGTTTTAGGCCATGGAAACCGCGAAAGCATTTCGTGTCCAAGGGAGGTAGAGTCTTTATCAGGGTTGAAAACAGTTGCTGTTGCATGTGGTGTATGGCACACTGCAGCTGTTGTAGAAGTTATAGTAACCCAGTCCAGTTCAAGTATATCTTCGGGAAAGCTCTTCACATGGGGAGATGGTGACAAACATCGACTTGGTCATGGTGACAAGGAGCCAAGGCTTAAGCCTACTTGTGTCGCTTCACTTATTGATTATGATTTTTACAGGATAGCATGTGGTCATAGTCTTACTGTGGGCCTGACGACATCTGGACAAGTTCTGAGCATGGGTAATACTGTTTATGGTCAGCTTGGAAATCCCCGTTCAGATGGTAAACTTCCATGCTTAGTTGAAGATATTATGGGTGAACATGTTGTGCAAGTTGCTTGTGGTTCCTACCATGCTGCAGTCTTGACAAATAAGAGTGAGGTTTTTACATGGGGAAAAGGGGCCAATGGAAGGTTGGGCCATGGAGATATAGAGGATAGGAAATTACCTACACTGGTTGAGGCATTGAGAGACAGGGCTGTTAGGCACATAGCCTGTGGTTCAAACTTCACTGCAGCTATATGCCAGCATAAGTGGGTCTCAGGAGCTGAGCAGTCGCAATGTGCCTCATGTCGGCAACCATTTGGATTCACTCGAAAGAGGCATAATTGCCATAATTGTGGACTTGTCCATTGTAATGCATGCACCTCGCATAAGGTTCTGAGAGCAGCATTGGCTCCTAATCCTGCGAAACCTTACCGTGTCTGCGATTCTTGTTTCATGAAATTGAACAGTGCTGCATACTCCAGTACAATTAATAAGAGGAAAGAGACTGTGCCTCGTCACTCTGGTGAGAGCAACCCTGATGCTAAATTAGCTAAAGCAATTGTACCTAGCAATTTTGATATGATTAGAAGTTTGGATAGCAAGGCAGCAAAACAAGGGAAGAAAACTGATGCACTGTCATTTCTTCGGACTCCTCAAATGAGTTCACTTCTTCAGCTGAGAGATCTTGCTTTATCTGGTGGTATTGATCTGAACAGATCAGTTCCAAGAGCAGTTCGCACATCAGCGGTTCGATCATTAAACACTTCTAGGGCTGTTTCTCCTTTCTCTCGTAAGCCTAGCCCACCACGTTCAACCACACCAGTCCCAACAACTCACGGCCTTTCTATTGCTAAAAGTGCTGCCGACAGTCTTTCGAAAACTAATGAGATGTTAAATCAAGAGGTTGAAAGACTCCGTGCACAG GTTGATAATCTGAGGCACTGCTGTGAGCTTCAAGAACTTGAGTTGCAGAAATCAGCCAAGAAAGTACAAGAAGCCATGGCACTGGTTGCAGAGGAATCAGCAAAGTCCAAGGCTGCTAAGGAAGTCATAAAGTCCCTTACAGCGCAG CTCAAGGATATGGCAGAAAGGTTACCTCCAGATCAGGGAGCCTACAATGGTAGTGAAGCAAAACCATCACACATTCCAAATGGCATTGAGATGCATGCTTCTATATACACTAGCATGAATGGTATTCATCAACCACGAAATGAGTCTATCAGTGCCTTAAGCACACCTATACTGAACACGGGACGGCTGTTGCACCCAAATGGAGTCTCAAGTCAACATAAGTCACCAGGAAATATTAGTGAAAATAGCGAAGTGACTGCTCACAGCCATAGGGTTTCAGATCCCCATGATGCTGAAAATTCGAATCGAAGAGCGCACATCAGTAGTGATGAGAGGCTCAGTGCAAGTAGTAGAGCAGATGATAGTAGCATCATGGATGCTAGGTCCCTTCTAAATGGTGAGGATGGTTACAAATCTCGAAGCACGATATCATTGTCCAGCAACCAAGTTCAGGCTGAGTGGATTGAACAGTATGAACCAGGTGTATACATAACCCTGACAACACTTTGTGATGGGACTCGAGATCTAAAGCGTGTACGCTTCAG TCGAAGGCGGTTTGGGGAGCATCAAGCAGAGAGCTGGTGGAATGAGAACCGTGACAAGGTATATGAAAAGTACAAT ATCCTCCAGACCGACGGCTTCTTCGGCCTCTACGCAGGCTACACCGCCACCCTCCTCCGCAACCTCCCCGCCGGGGTGCTCAGCTACTCCTCGTTCGAGTACCTCAAGGCCTTCACTCTCAACAAGCGCAACAAGGAGAGCCTGACCCCCGGGGACAGCGTGCTGTGCGGCGCTCTTGCGGGGGCGATATCAGCAGCGCTCACCACGCCGCTGGACGTGGTGAAGACACGGCTGATGACCAGGGTGGGCACGGAGGGGAGTCGCACCGTGCTGGGGACGATGAGGGAGGTCGTTGCGGAGGAGGGGCTTATGGGCCTATCCCGTGGAATTGGGCCCAGGGTGCTTCACAGCGCGTGCTTTGCCGCGCTAGGGTACTGTGCCTTCGAGACAGCAAGGCTTGCCATTCTTAAGTGGCACCTTGAAGGCTGTGAGAGGAAGGCTGCAGGGGAGATGAAGACCGGAGCTATTGCTGCTGCTTCTTGA
- the LOC133909664 gene encoding PH, RCC1 and FYVE domains-containing protein 1-like isoform X1, with the protein MHTKGASSDAIRVSTSSAPSTSSHGSAQDDYDSSGYVYVWGEVICDNSVRSGSDTVIRSTGKTDFLLPKPLESKLVLDVYHVDCGVKHAALVTKHGEVFTWGEESGGRLGHGSREDSIHPRLVELLAICNVDIVACGEFHTCAVTTAGELYTWGDGTHNIGLLGNGTDVSHWIPKRISGALEGLQVAYVSCGTWHTALITSRGQLFTFGDGTFGVLGHGNRESISCPREVESLSGLKTVAVACGVWHTAAVVEVIVTQSSSSISSGKLFTWGDGDKHRLGHGDKEPRLKPTCVASLIDYDFYRIACGHSLTVGLTTSGQVLSMGNTVYGQLGNPRSDGKLPCLVEDIMGEHVVQVACGSYHAAVLTNKSEVFTWGKGANGRLGHGDIEDRKLPTLVEALRDRAVRHIACGSNFTAAICQHKWVSGAEQSQCASCRQPFGFTRKRHNCHNCGLVHCNACTSHKVLRAALAPNPAKPYRVCDSCFMKLNSAAYSSTINKRKETVPRHSGESNPDAKLAKAIVPSNFDMIRSLDSKAAKQGKKTDALSFLRTPQMSSLLQLRDLALSGGIDLNRSVPRAVRTSAVRSLNTSRAVSPFSRKPSPPRSTTPVPTTHGLSIAKSAADSLSKTNEMLNQEVERLRAQVDNLRHCCELQELELQKSAKKVQEAMALVAEESAKSKAAKEVIKSLTAQLKDMAERLPPDQGAYNGSEAKPSHIPNGIEMHASIYTSMNGIHQPRNESISALSTPILNTGRLLHPNGVSSQHKSPGNISENSEVTAHSHRVSDPHDAENSNRRAHISSDERLSASSRADDSSIMDARSLLNGEDGYKSRSTISLSSNQVQAEWIEQYEPGVYITLTTLCDGTRDLKRVRFSRRRFGEHQAESWWNENRDKVYEKYNVRSSERVSSASSTRSAR; encoded by the exons ATGCACACCAAAGGGGCTTCTTCAGATGCCATCAGAGTTAGCACTTCTAGTGCCCCTAGTACATCAAGTCATGGTTCTGCACAAGATGACTATGACTCTTCAGGCTACGTGTATGTGTGGGGTGAAGTTATTTGTGACAACTCTGTTAGATCTGGTTCCGATACAGTAATCAGGTCAACTGGGAAGACTGATTTTCTACTGCCTAAGCCCTTGGAGTCCAAGTTAGTTCTTGATGTGTATCATGTGGATTGTGGGGTCAAGCACGCTGCTTTGGTCACAAAACATGGGGAAGTCTTTACGTGGGGTGAAGAATCTGGAGGGCGTCTTGGCCATGGATCAAGGGAAGACTCTATTCACCCTCGTTTAGTCGAGTTATTAGCAATTTGCAATGTGGATATTGTTGCTTGTGGGGAGTTCCATACCTGTGCCGTGACAACAGCTGGAGAACTGTATACCTGGGGGGATGGGACACATAATATTGGACTTCTAGGCAATGGTACCGATGTAAGTCACTGGATTCCTAAAAGGATTTCAGGAGCACTGGAAGGTCTTCAAGTTGCTTATGTTTCTTGTGGGACCTGGCATACAGCCTTGATTACATCGAGAGGTCAGCTATTTACCTTTGGTGATGGTACATTTGGAGTTTTAGGCCATGGAAACCGCGAAAGCATTTCGTGTCCAAGGGAGGTAGAGTCTTTATCAGGGTTGAAAACAGTTGCTGTTGCATGTGGTGTATGGCACACTGCAGCTGTTGTAGAAGTTATAGTAACCCAGTCCAGTTCAAGTATATCTTCGGGAAAGCTCTTCACATGGGGAGATGGTGACAAACATCGACTTGGTCATGGTGACAAGGAGCCAAGGCTTAAGCCTACTTGTGTCGCTTCACTTATTGATTATGATTTTTACAGGATAGCATGTGGTCATAGTCTTACTGTGGGCCTGACGACATCTGGACAAGTTCTGAGCATGGGTAATACTGTTTATGGTCAGCTTGGAAATCCCCGTTCAGATGGTAAACTTCCATGCTTAGTTGAAGATATTATGGGTGAACATGTTGTGCAAGTTGCTTGTGGTTCCTACCATGCTGCAGTCTTGACAAATAAGAGTGAGGTTTTTACATGGGGAAAAGGGGCCAATGGAAGGTTGGGCCATGGAGATATAGAGGATAGGAAATTACCTACACTGGTTGAGGCATTGAGAGACAGGGCTGTTAGGCACATAGCCTGTGGTTCAAACTTCACTGCAGCTATATGCCAGCATAAGTGGGTCTCAGGAGCTGAGCAGTCGCAATGTGCCTCATGTCGGCAACCATTTGGATTCACTCGAAAGAGGCATAATTGCCATAATTGTGGACTTGTCCATTGTAATGCATGCACCTCGCATAAGGTTCTGAGAGCAGCATTGGCTCCTAATCCTGCGAAACCTTACCGTGTCTGCGATTCTTGTTTCATGAAATTGAACAGTGCTGCATACTCCAGTACAATTAATAAGAGGAAAGAGACTGTGCCTCGTCACTCTGGTGAGAGCAACCCTGATGCTAAATTAGCTAAAGCAATTGTACCTAGCAATTTTGATATGATTAGAAGTTTGGATAGCAAGGCAGCAAAACAAGGGAAGAAAACTGATGCACTGTCATTTCTTCGGACTCCTCAAATGAGTTCACTTCTTCAGCTGAGAGATCTTGCTTTATCTGGTGGTATTGATCTGAACAGATCAGTTCCAAGAGCAGTTCGCACATCAGCGGTTCGATCATTAAACACTTCTAGGGCTGTTTCTCCTTTCTCTCGTAAGCCTAGCCCACCACGTTCAACCACACCAGTCCCAACAACTCACGGCCTTTCTATTGCTAAAAGTGCTGCCGACAGTCTTTCGAAAACTAATGAGATGTTAAATCAAGAGGTTGAAAGACTCCGTGCACAG GTTGATAATCTGAGGCACTGCTGTGAGCTTCAAGAACTTGAGTTGCAGAAATCAGCCAAGAAAGTACAAGAAGCCATGGCACTGGTTGCAGAGGAATCAGCAAAGTCCAAGGCTGCTAAGGAAGTCATAAAGTCCCTTACAGCGCAG CTCAAGGATATGGCAGAAAGGTTACCTCCAGATCAGGGAGCCTACAATGGTAGTGAAGCAAAACCATCACACATTCCAAATGGCATTGAGATGCATGCTTCTATATACACTAGCATGAATGGTATTCATCAACCACGAAATGAGTCTATCAGTGCCTTAAGCACACCTATACTGAACACGGGACGGCTGTTGCACCCAAATGGAGTCTCAAGTCAACATAAGTCACCAGGAAATATTAGTGAAAATAGCGAAGTGACTGCTCACAGCCATAGGGTTTCAGATCCCCATGATGCTGAAAATTCGAATCGAAGAGCGCACATCAGTAGTGATGAGAGGCTCAGTGCAAGTAGTAGAGCAGATGATAGTAGCATCATGGATGCTAGGTCCCTTCTAAATGGTGAGGATGGTTACAAATCTCGAAGCACGATATCATTGTCCAGCAACCAAGTTCAGGCTGAGTGGATTGAACAGTATGAACCAGGTGTATACATAACCCTGACAACACTTTGTGATGGGACTCGAGATCTAAAGCGTGTACGCTTCAG TCGAAGGCGGTTTGGGGAGCATCAAGCAGAGAGCTGGTGGAATGAGAACCGTGACAAGGTATATGAAAAGTACAATGTGAGGAGTTCTGAGCGAGTCTCATCGGCGTCATCAACCAGGTCAGCTCGATGA